The genomic region GATTATCGGACTGAAAGCAAACGTATTCGACATTGCCGACACCTTTAGGAAAGCTTATCCCAATGCTAAGGTACTCTATCCAGGTAAGAACGATTTTAATAAGCAGAACCGCCAACGTATCTTCAACGACATCAAGAACAACGACTGGGACTGTATCATACTTACGCACGAACAGTTCGGTATGATACCGCAGGCCTTGGAGATACAGGAAGCGATTATGCAAAAGGAACTGGACTCCGTGGAAGAGAATCTCGAAGTGTTGCGGCAACAAGGAAGAGACATTTCCCGTGGGATGCTCAAAGGACTGGAGAAGCGTAAGCAGACCCTTGAAGCCAAGTTACAGAACATACAGGACAGCATCGCCGAGCGTAAGGACGTTGCCGTGGATTTCAAGATGATGGGTATCGACCACCTCTTTGTAGATGAATCGCACCAATTCAAGAACCTGATGTTCAACACCCGCCATGACCGTGTGTCGGGCTTGGGCAATCCCGATGGCTCACAGCGTGCCTTAAATATGCTTTTTGCCATTCGTACCATACAGGAACGGTCGGGCAAGGACTTGGGAGCCACTTTCCTTTCGGGAACGACCATTTCCAATAGTCTGACGGAGTTGTATCTTCTGTTCAAGTATCTGCGCCCGCAGGCTTTGGAAAAGCAGGGTATCAACAGTTTTGATGCTTGGGCGGCAGTCTTTGCCAAGAAATCCACAGATTACGAGTTCTCCATCACGAACGATATCATTCAGAAAGAGCGGTTCAGGACGTTTATCAAGGTGCCCGAACTTGCCGCCTTCTATGCGGAGATTTGCGACTTCCGTACGGCAAAGGACATCGGTATTGACCGTCCGGAGAAGAACGAGATACTGCATAACATACCACCTACGCCCGAACAGGAGGAATTTATTGGCAAACTGATGGAGTTTGCCAAAAGTGGTGATGCCACGCTTTTGGGACGTGCGCCGCTCAGTGAGAGTGAGGAAAGGGCAAAGATGCTCATCGCAACGGATTACGCCAGAAAGATGAGCCTTGATTTACGCATGATTGATGAAAATGGGTACTCAGACCATATAGACAACAAGGCAAGCCACTGTGCCAAGATGCTCAATGACTATTATCGAAAGTACGATGCACAGAAAGGTACACAGTTTGTTTTCTCTGACTTGGGTACTTACAAGCCCGGCGGAGACTTCAACATCTATTCGGAAATCAAGAGAAAGTTGGTAGAGGATTATCATATTCCATCCTATGAAATACGCTTCATTCAGGAATGCAAGAATGAGAAAGCCAAGAAAGCGATGGTGGATGCCATGAACCGAGGCGACATCCGTATCATCTTCGGTTCTACTTCCATGTTGGGCACAGGTGTGAACGCACAGCAGCGGGCAGTCGCGGTCCATCAACTTGACACGCCGTGGCGACCATCGGATCTGGAACAGCGTAACGGGCGTGCCATCCGTAAAGGAAATCTTGTTGCCAAGGAGTTTGCCGACAACAAGGTCGATGTGATTATCTATGCCGTGGAACGTTCCTTGGACAGTTATAAGTTCAACCTTTTGCATAACAAGCAACTCTTCATCAATCAGCTAAAAAGTAACCAGCTTGGCAGTCGTACCATTGACGAGGGTTCAATGGACGAGGACAGCGGCATGAACTTCTCAGAGTACGTGGCCGTACTTTCGGGTAATACCGACCTTTTGGAAAAAGCAAGACTTGACAAGAAGATTACCACCTTGGAATCAGAGCGCAAGAACTTCCTCCGTGAGCGTGATGCCGCAACGGGCAAGCTGGCAGAGATTGAGAGTTCCGTGTCTTTCCATACGGACAAAATCAAGGAGGCACAGTCTGACCTGGCTCTCTTTGAGCAGCGCGTGGAGCGTGATACCGAGGGATTACCTGTCAATAAACTGACAATCAAGGGTGTGGAAGACAGTACCGACATCAAGGCTATTGCTGCACGCCTGCAGGAGATAGACGAGAAAGCACGAACCAAGGGCGAGTACAACAAAATCGGTGAGATATACGGCTTTTCCGTCATGGTCAAGACGGAGAGCACTTCCAAGGACTTGTTCGACTGTTCTGTGAACCGCTTCTTTGTCAAGGGACAGGAAAGCATCTACTATACCTATAATAACGGTAAGTTGGCAACAGACCCGAAACTTGCATGTCAGAACTTCGTTAATGCCTTGGAGCGTATTCCAAAGGTAATAGAGTCGCATGAGAAGGAAATGGCAAAGGTCGCAGCCAATAAGGACGTTTACATCAACATAGCCAACGGATCATGGAAGAGAGAGGACGAACTGCGTGCGCTCAAGAGGGAGGCAGCAGAACTTGACAGAAAGATTGCGCTTACGCTTGCACCACCGGAGGAGGAAAAAGATGAAACGGAAGAAAAGGAGCAAGAAGAGAATTTACCCAACAATAATTATTCTGTCGAAATGAAAAATGAGAACAATCCTGTCCAAGATAAAGAAGAGGATAGCCGTTTACAGAGTTTCAGACCCAAGTGGAGACACTAAACACATGTCGAGGGGCTAAATAAAAGTCAGACATTCAATATGGATGTCTGACTTTTATCACTATACCTGTAAATAACCTTTTAGCTTATCTATTCCCTCTTTGTGCTTATCGGGAGCCTGTTTCTTGAGTTTGCCTATATTCAGCAATTTCCATTGTACGGATGGATATTGGCTTAAATCCCCTGCGCAACATTTCTCCCACTGTGGTGTTCCATCCTCAAAGGAAACGAGGAATTCCTTATCTGTATTTGTAAGGCTGTCATTTACCTTTTTAATGATGGATTCGCGAGCCTGCTCATAGTCTGTATAGGTAAATGGAATATCTGACATTCCCCTGAATTGGTTTTCAAGTGCCTCCTCTTGGTTTATGCTATTAGGAGACAGAGATTCTACGATAGGCTTGTCGCTTCCCAATAAGCATAAGATGAGCCCGTCTTTTACATCTTCAAGTGTTTGGTCTTTCATGTATTTGCAGTCAAACATGTCACGTGGGTGCTGGCGGCTGAGGGCAGCTGTAATCTTCCCTCCATACAATTGAGAATAAGGAACTATGCGTGCCTTACAGTTGGCTTGAAACTCTTCCTTCGCTCTCGGACAGAGTTCCATGATTTCAACCTCTCCAAGTATGCCCCGTTTAGTACCATTTACCTCTATTTTCACCGTGGCGCCATCATACGTGCACTGCAATTTCCATAC from Prevotella nigrescens harbors:
- a CDS encoding nucleotidyl transferase AbiEii/AbiGii toxin family protein, giving the protein MNNQQYKKQVALLLRIMPLVYKITDFAVHGGTAINLFHQNLPRYSVDIDLTYIPIEPRTESLEKINQYLGELKTSIERAIPGIHVIHKSKVWKLQCTYDGATVKIEVNGTKRGILGEVEIMELCPRAKEEFQANCKARIVPYSQLYGGKITAALSRQHPRDMFDCKYMKDQTLEDVKDGLILCLLGSDKPIVESLSPNSINQEEALENQFRGMSDIPFTYTDYEQARESIIKKVNDSLTNTDKEFLVSFEDGTPQWEKCCAGDLSQYPSVQWKLLNIGKLKKQAPDKHKEGIDKLKGYLQV